The Haemorhous mexicanus isolate bHaeMex1 chromosome 6, bHaeMex1.pri, whole genome shotgun sequence genome includes the window GTCATAGGCATCAGTAATTAAGCATGAGTGACTACTAGTCAGTGTTTGTATGACTCTTCCCTTGACACCTTTTTGAATAAAAGAGTGTACTTGTTTCCTAGAAATTGTGCCAGTGCTCTGTGAGTtacaggagctgctgttccGTGTACATGGAAAAATTGCTGGATCATGCCAGAAAGTCAAGATGACCTAAAGAGATCAGTAGAGGAACAAAGAAACAAGGACCCCAGCCAATAGGTTCTAAGGGGCCCATCTTAAATCAAGAAGGTAAACAAGATGGTGAACTGCTTTGGCTCAGAAATGGTGTCCTTAGAGAAAAAGTAATTCTGGAAGTGCGAGCTCATGGCCAGGAACTCAAGAAACCCACTGACTCAAAAGATGAGCAGTTATGCACACGTAGACCTAGTTGGCAAATATGACACCAGTCAATTATGAGTaaaaatgaatatgtattagatagagagagagagaggcaaaTGGATGCATTCCAAGATGCCTTTGTGGAATTAATACCCtagtattaatttatttaattaatttatttcaaacaTGAAATAAACCAAATATCTTGGCTCTGGGCCGGATACTGGCTTTACACTGCAGGTACTGAATCCTGTTTGAGGAATACCCCCAGCTGTGCTGATGGAGATAAGAAACAGATGTGTGGGTCTGTTTTTGGAAAAGGAGAACAGCTTGACCTAAAAAACATGGAATGCAATAAAACGAAACTAAGACAATGAGATAAAAAAGAAGAACCTGATTACGATGCTGACATCTCAAGAGACAGAAATAATTAACCATTTGCCCAGGAGTTACAGGTCTTGCCTTATTGTTGTAAAGTATGAATTATGTAAAAATTTTCTTAATAAAGGATGTTGTTTGATATttgatatttatatattttcaagCCTAATTAACAAGAAAGAAGATACAATCCACAAAGCAGGTAGCAGCTAAGAAGCAAGCTCTAAGTGATGCCCAGGTGTTAAAGACAAAGTACTTGTTGGCCTCTTGAAAGTTTAGGGCTTGACATGCTTGATCTCAGGCAAAAGCTTGGGAAGAATGTACTACTGACAGAGGACACGGAGTGCAGAGTTTACAGGCCACAAGGACATCTGGAAGAACTCCCAAGCTAAGGAAGAAACTAATAAAGACAACTCAGCAACTGTGCTGAAATTGGCTCTGACTGGATAAAGGTAATTCTGACATGGGGAAATCACAACCACCAACTCAAGAAACCTAACAACCCAAAAGAAGTGAAAGACCGGGCATGTGGACTAATTATCATGAGAAGCAACCTCCAAAGCATACTGGATTTTTCTTACCAGTTATTTGTCACCCTTTGTTAAATGGCACCTCTCACAATACAAAATGTATGACAGCTGAAGAACCACACTATTACAAATATTATGAAATAAGgacaagatgaaaaaaaatcagtagttTTTATAACTGATGGCACTTATTTCAAAGAATCTTCTCCTTTTGGCTTTTTATTCTTAAGAGGTGACAAGAACCAATATTCACAAGTAAAGGAATACTTCTGTGAGAATAGCAAACACTGGGGTTATGAGGGTGAGGTTTACTTTGACTGTCCCTATCTCTTTGTCTTAAAGCCATTTTGACTATTGCTGCTATAGCCTGTACTGCCCTCCACAGCTTACCTAACTACCGGAATGCTACTGCAATCAAGCCGCCTCTATTATGGTAAGGAATCAGTATCTCAGCATGATCTCACTCTGAATCACCCCTCACATCACAGCTCTTAACAGACTGCTGACTTATGTGGATTACTAAGCAATTCCTATAAAAATAATAGTGCTGGGAATAACATAATTTTATCATATTTTGTTCCAGTTGTGAAAAAAAACTGTCTAGAGGACAATTACTCATGGAAGGTATGTCAACTCATGGTGCCAGAGATGAGCTCACTCTGGAGTAGCTCTTCAGCAAATATTGTGATATTTACTTCCTCAAGATTTGAATCAaaattttcaggattttggTTGTTAATCAGTAACTATAGCTAGCCAGTTATGATTAAGCAATTGCATGGTGAAACTTGTAGGCATGGCTAATCCTTTGTTTTAAGGAAAAGTGAACACAATCCCAAAATAATTGGGCTGTCTGGATGAGACCTCTTGGAGTGAAGTCAGCAAGACTGAGCAGTAACTGTGGGAAAGGTAATCCTGGTAGGGGAGAGTGAAACCACCAGTCCCTGACCACCAAGTTAAAACAGATCCCCAAATGGAATGGGGGGAAGAAGTGCACATGTAGAATAATTAGCATGAGAAGCAAGATATAACTGGCAAATAAGGGTCTGAGTAGTAATTAATGAAAAAGCTATATCAATGAATAACCAATGAATGCTGGTGGCTGTTTGATAAAATGTGCAAACAGTGTAAAGTTTTGATGGTGATGAGCCAGACTTTTGTCAGTGGCCCCCCAATTTCCTAGTTTGTACAGAATACAATAAAGAAATAGGAATTCCTCACCTTGGTGTGTGAAGTGCTGTCACACACCAACCAGGTGATGAGCCTGTGCTTGGGACAACACAGGATGTTCTTTTAAACCACAcccattaaatatttgcaactGTAGGTGGCAATTGTCAAAATCATGTTAAGAACGTATTACTCATTTTGAGTATCAATCATtgcattgctgtttccagttcaatttaatttattagCATCCCAAAATCTCTGCTTTCAGTACATACAGAACAACTTAATGGTTTAtttaagaaatggaaattaGTGTAAGTAAAAACTTGCCCACTGTTAGAAACtgaatgcaattatttttctcaaaCCAATACTTTCACTTTGAAAGTGAGACGATCTGTTTTCCAATATTGCCTCCATTCATCATGGACTGGAAAGCAGCTTCaagagaaataatgaaataagtTAATGCCAGGCAAAACAAGCCAAGTAGCTTctaaaaaagaaaccaaaaatggTAGAAGCAAATGTATTAAGCAGCTCCCAAAAAAGGAGAGATACCACTTTGGACCTAATCATATTTATCCTTAATTATGTGTTAAATTAAGaaggggattaaaaaaaatagcctgTAATAAACTGCTAAGGGCAGCTTTgtgtaataatttaaaaataattatctgtAGGCAACTGTTTGATGCTATACAAGTTAAAGACTACATTTGCTGCTTTTGTGATACGTCACACATACAGGGAAGAGAGATAATACATGATTGGACAGCTCACCAATGCTGTGGGTCACCCAAAcatttatgaaagaaaaggttTATAAATATTGTACAGTATTGGGAGAAGCTGGTACAAAATAATATATCTTTGAGTAAACAAAGTATGAAAGTATGATATATGACTGATATATTTGACCAAGTTACttcaaaatacatatatataccAGTAAGGAATTAGCAATGACTAGAATAAACTGAAATCTATGAGACTTAGTTATCACTTAATTCTACTAGTTTTCAATCTTGTGGGACTAATGGCTAAAGGGACTAAATCACACTCTTCCCTCTTCCTTGAAGGagacatatttttaaaacaactcACATGGCTCATGTCACCAGACCCCCTTcatttttgtatttcctttgtTACAGATACTTCGAACAGACTACAGAACACTTTgttctattaaaataaattaatttttactttttttagtAAGATGCTTTGCCCTTTCTTCTgtatacttttatttttttgttagcAAATCCAATAACTTCTGTTAGATatcacatttttaaagtataaattcaaggatttttaaaaagcatttccttACACACAAGTTCAAAGAAAGGGGCAGCACTTTAAACCTCTAAGATCAGGATGATTATCATCAGCTGCTAAGATAGCAGTCTAAGAATAAATTCCCCTCAGtactaaaacaaaaacaacaccacctaaatttatattaaattatttttaaatatgcaatAATTCTCTTACAGAACATTTTaataattactgaaaaaaattattctaacaaaaataatgtttttgataaaatgcaaaaatctaAACTGACAAATGAAACAAAGGAGGTGGCTAACTTCTAATGCCATTGTATATAATCAGGTCATTATTCTTCAAAAATGATGTAAATATCTTACCACCGATGTTTGCTAAGCCTTCTATCACAGTCTCTCTGACCTGTGAATGCAAACAAGTCCTTTCAGTTTTCTGCAAGCAAGAGGATTTCTCATTTCTTAGAAACATGCCAAGAAACTGCCAAAGAAGCCACCAAAATCTAAAGACTTCTCTCGCTATAATGGATAGGGCTCTGCTTGGACCAGGTTCTTTCATCAAGAGAAGCATGAAAATTTTCTGATAAATTTGCAGGTGGGTTAATTCTTCAATCAAATCCCTGCCCCTACCAAAATTTAGTGTCTTGgtattttcccaggaaaattaCTGATCACttgaagaagcaaaaagcaattCAGACAGACCTCACAGGGAAGGCACAGTTAAGCATATACTCATTACAAAGTAATAAGTGGTGATTATAAAGCTTGAAGTAAAATTTCTAACAAGATCCTCAAAAGCATTCAGGACACAACTCATCAGGTATTTGAAAGTacttttttgggtatttttgaaAGTCTGAATCTTTAAGTAAAAAAGCACTTGCACCCTCTGCTGAAATAAAGAATACAGACATGAGAAGCATGTAATCAGAGAAGTCAGCCATACTACAGTCAGACCATACTCAGCAAGTACCTTTTAAAACAGCACTACCTAATAAGCTTTCAATTATActtacacattttttaaaaggtctGTTCAATCCTGAGGCACAGTAAGAGAGCCAAAGACAAAGAAATTAGTCTTCTTGCAGTAGGAGATAATATCAAAGGCCATAGATTAAACCTAGAAGTTCTCACCTTCAGTTTACCCTCTTGGATCCACTGGCAGAGTTGTAATACACTAGCTTCTTGTTTGTCCATGTAGTTCAACACCAAGAATCTTTCCCTGTGAAAGAAAGAATGAGCTTTGGTTTAAGAAACTTTGATCAATGTCCttgaaaatctttaaaaatcttttcagaAAACAGCCTTGTTGAAACTGAAGGGTTATGAGTacaaattataaaaaaatgtaGCTCAGGGCCTTGCCAGTTTGCTGTGACaacttcctgcagcaggagcttgACAGTAACATCAGTCTTAGGAAATTTTCTTCAAGtatcagagaaaaaagtaataaaaatcaAGTAGTAAAGTAGTATCACCAGAATAAGTAAATATCCATAAAATGTGAGCaaattcccattattttttactttctttttttccagtggtaGGGAGAATAATTAGTGAACCTGCAACCAGATGGTGAGAATAACTTAACTTTCAGGTTCCCCACAATTCTGCATATCCTGCTGTCACAGCTTTCCATAGCAAttgagaaatggaaattataataaaaaatgatAATTACCTGAAGGTCCAACATACTGCCTAAATTCTCCACTGCATTCTGCTATGCGTGGTGTATTTTActaattttatctgtttttcaaAAGGGCAGACAACAGTAAGAGGGACTAGGAAAGATTTTAATTAGGAGAGATCAATTGATTTGCACAAAAATCAAGTCTCCCAAATGTCCTGAAATGCAAGGACTGAAAAATCTAAGACTCTCCTCCTAATCTCCGCCTCAGCTCCAACTGGACCATAAGAGGAAATTCAACAATTCCCAGAGTCAGAACATAATAAAAATGTTCCAGCCATATATATCTGTCACACATACAGTTCCATTACCTAATAAACCCCCAAAtactaaaaatgtaatttcaatAAAAATCACTGCATTAGCTGCATCCTTGTGCCTGAACTACAACATTTTGAGAGAAGGCACTTTGCAAAACGTCTGAGAACAGAACTATGGCAACACCATCCCTGGTACTAAAGAATTCTCAGGGATTAAAGGACTGAATCAAGCAACCACAAACAAAATGTAACAACTGACATCTATGTTTCTATATAAAAACatcctttcccatttttttatGCTGATAAAGACAAATGTAAGGGAAAGGATCTATTGATATCATGATTATATTTTCTACTTTAGGCAACATTCTGTTCCAATTACAAGTAGCTATTGCAGACTGCAGACTACCCTCCAAACACCATATGAACAATCTACCTGGAACCTGGTCACAAGTTCTGGAGGAAAAATGTACCTTGTGatgttcctttctttctgtattttttctatgtcaggaggcagaggagggggaTAAGGCACGTCTTTGTTATACTGAGAAATCTGTCCACACAGGATGATATGGCTGTTCTGATTCATCTGTTTGGGACAGCATAAAGTGAGAATAAAAGCATTCTTCAGTCTCAAACTAAATTTTTCAGATGCAATAGATGTTATTGCAAAATTTTCACTAGCCACATTTCCTATAAGAGCAGGAGAATTGCATGCAGTCACATTCAATCTATGACAAGATTAAAATAGGTAAAAATGCAAGGCAATAGTGGGTAAATAACTTCTATACAGCCTAGTGTAATTTAAAAAGGCACTAAATAGAAAGAATACAGGAAATTGTTGTCTTACTGTGGGCCCCCAGAATCAGCACCTGAAGTCAATCACTGAAGTGGAAAGCTGCACTGTATTACAGGCTGGACTCCAGTATGAATTAATTAAAAGCTGGGCATGCAGACATTGGAGAATGACTAGAATAAACCCGACAGCTGGAATAATCACCTGACTTATAACTGTATCACTGATGTCACCACCAACATTGTCAAAGTAAACATCCACACCACCTGGGCAGAGTTCACGCAGCTGTTTTGCCACATCTCCCTTCTTGTAATTGATAGCAGCATCAAACCCCATTTCTTGGACCAAAATGGAGCACTTTTCATCTGTGCCAGCAATCCCCACCACTCTAGAGCAGCCCTCCAGACGGCCAATCTGCAGgcacacagtttaaaaaaaaaaaaaaaaaaccaaccaaaaaccccaaacaaagaCAAATTAGATCATTCATCTGCATAAAAGTACCAGTGCAAGAAAGGGGGTCCTATTATTCCCATCCCACTAAACCCCAGGCAGTAAACACTCCCATTTCACGTGACACAACTGCTTCCTGTCACTCCCTCTTCACAACTACACACAGGGCAGGTACAATCAAAATCTGCCATCTTTTCAAACCCACTGACTGCAGAAGACTACGTTTGTGGAATCAACAACTGCCAAAACTACCATCTGCTGAGTACCTTAactaataaaaggaaaaaaaaattagacaaTAATTGATTTAAATACAACCTTAATAGATTTGCTCATGCATTGTTTCTTCATAGCTTCCCTTTATCAGCAGGTCTAAAGTTTGCTTACTATAAactttgtgtgtatatatatatatatatatatatatatatatatatatagagtgATATTCGTAGATATGCACATACACACTGCAAACAGGTTCCACAAAACAGAGGAGGATAAAAGGACTGTGAAGCTCAAAACACAAAGGATGTCATGGAACACAGTACACATTACTATTTTctaatagagaaaaaaatgaaagtctCCAGTCAATACAGTGTTGGGATGGCAGGCCACCATATAAATGTATAAtaaatacatgtatatatacacCATCTATTTTACCTGTGCTAGCAACAAGTAACCACCACTATCTGTGTTCTCCTCTCCCTATTTCATGAAACTTGAGTTTCGCATGTCAAGTCTTTCAGAGTGAGAGTGTGTGCCAAATCTCTGAAACTGGCCATTCCCACAGGATTATACCTGCTCACGTTTACAAAGATTTTATCTGTATATTTAATAACCAGCATGtttcagaagagaaaacttGCTAACAGAGTATGTTTGTATGCCCAAAGCCTGCACCTACCTGACCGGCCAAAGAGCCGCAGGCACCGGCTGCTCCGCTCACCACCATGGTCTGATTTGCACCCACGGCCACATGTCCCTTCTCCCTGATTCCCAACAGGGCCGTCAGTCCCGTGATGCCAGCTGCACCCAGAAAGTAGGAAAGGCGTCCATTTACAAGCTGTGGCACCAGCTAGGGAACAGAAAGTAGGTAGGAGGTCATTTGTTTCTAAGGTGAGGTTCTGCTCTTTGCCTGAGGGTAGAAAACTAATTCAGGATATTTACCAGGCAAGGTAAAACTGGTAGGGATGAGCTATCTCTAGCTCTACTCTAACAACAAGTCTGTACAAAAATGTTATGTCTCTGTGGTTTTAGAGAAAGTTTTTAAAGTAAGTAACTCACAACTACTTAAATTATGGAAGTGTTACAAAACAGCTGGGAGATAAGTTTCCAACAATGGTGAACTATCCCTATGCTAgcataaaatgataaaaatgcaCCATTTTATCAAATATGGTGTTTGCAGATCAGTAACAAAGAGTCCTAAAGGAAGGAGTTTACTGGAAAGTATGAACTCTCAAACCACAGTAATTTTCTGTTACAAGAGAACAATCAACACAATATCCCTAATGCACTTTCAACTTAATATTGAATACCCTTCCTTATGTGAATGTAAAACCTGAGTAAAAGCTTTTATTAAcataaattagaaaaatatattaaatataccTAAAGTCTTTCATGTCTTACAGTTACACTCTCATGAACAAGAAGTTCTattagaattaaaataattaagcaAATTCTTTATTGGAGCAGcttcagagattaaaaaaaaaaaaaaccaaaatagtACTGGCCTGTCCATTAACCAGTAAAATTGCTACAAAAAACAAATTTATATAAATCTTGGCACCTATGAGTTGATCTGCCTTTTGAGAGCTGATTGCTTCAATAAGTGCACCAAAAAAAGTGTCATTAGCAGctatttaggggaaaaaaaaagaggtttgggggaaaaaaaagggtttaggaaaaaaaaaacagtcacaACCGGGGCTTTGCATTCCTATTACCTTTTGTAGCGAGTCTCCATCAAGAATTGCCACTGTCTGCCAGGGCCAAGTGAAGGAAGTTACAAAGTCTCCTTTAGCGAGGTTATGGTGCTGGCTCTCTTCCACTACCCCGATGCCCCCACCGTCAGCAACTTCAgacagctgccagggctgcaggtaATCCGAGCCCGTCTCCTCATTCATTCGGCAGCGCTGAAAGACAAGGCTTTAATGAAAAGCTCTGGTGGAACACAACTTGTTTACCAGTTCAAGCTGGGTGGGGGATGAAGATGGGTTCTGAACTTCAAACACAAAGCGCTACTCAAAAATGTCTCAATAGGCCCCAAGTACTCATGATCTTTTCTTAGATCCCTCTTTCCCCTCGTTTGCTCAGTACAAAAGGAGGATGGAACCATCCTGATCTGCTCCAGCAGTGTTAGCAAAGCCAACACATTCTACAGACATTGGCTCAAAGGCACCAGCACAACTGACAATGACTGGCTCTGGTCCAATGAGAACCCTACAAATGCCATTCCTCAACTGAAGGAATCCTAGAAATGCAAGATTGAAAAAGAATACCCATGAGTCATTTAGTCTATGCCTGTGCACTGAAGAGCAGTGCACAGGCACAGACTGTAGACCATCCCTGACAGATATCTGTTTAATGCAACATCTTGATAATGGGACGTAGTTTCTTTGCAGTTTCCCATGTAGCTacagccagtatttcaagattCTTAAACTTTTCCTTAATTCTCAAGCTAAATATACTTTGTTGAAATCTAGACTGGTTTTTTTCTACTATCACCATCTATGGAGGGAATAAATGATCGGAATTCTCTTTATAGCAAACGTTTACAGGCTGTATCTACCTGGTTCTTATTCTACCTTCTACTTTCATTTCAACCCACAATTCTCTCAACCACATGATTTCTGTAATTTTGCATGACcggaaaaaaaagaacacaaaaaaggCCAAGTTCATAAAAAATTGATACAAGCAAATCTGTAATGGCTTACAGCCTCTTCCTGGTCCAATAAAGTCATATTCCTATATATATCCCAAGCATATTAAATGccaaattccttcccaatataACTCCATCAGAATGAATACAATTACTATGTTACACTAGATATACGTTTGTTCTGTAATTGGTAATTTTGGTGTTAAACATCATGACAGGTACAGATTTGAAGGTACTTAAAAGAACAATTTCTGGCTTAGCTCTAAGTCCATCACCTACCATGTAGGGGTCCACTGAGAGATAGAGAGTTTTAACACGCACTTGTCCTGCTTGGACTGTATCTGCTATTGTACTTTGCTCCAGTCGGAAGTTTTCAGCCACTGGCACTCCATTCTTACCTAGAGTAATATGagaattaaacaaataaatgaatCCATATAGAACTTTTCTTAATCAATAGGGCTAGGCCGTTTTTTAAGGTAGTCTTTTTTAGAATAAATTAGGTTATATATTTACTCAGCTGTAAAACTACAACCAACTACTCTCACCTTTCTGCCTCTTCTGAGTCAAGTAAGACTGAAGGAATACAGACTGCAGCCACTACCCATGCACATTCTGCAAGGGCATCCCTTCACAGAGACTTCCTTACATTAAAGCTTCCCAGAAACATCCATAAAATTGTGGCAAGGACCCCAGAACTGGAGGCTTCATCTTCAGGTTGGCATCACATGCAGCAGATCAATCAGACAACTGGAACCACCAGCACTAAGACAGCCAGACAGACTTGCCTATTTTAGGTCAGAGTGACTGCACAGCTagagctggctcctgctgcaccaTTTTAAAGACTTAATTGCAGGTCACAATAGTTCTTAACACTTAAAACTATTTTAGCATTAAGCAGCATACAATATTCCCTCCAAAACTTAATGTATTGTACACCAGATTTATGAACTCACTACTCAAAATACTGTGCTGATCCATAACAAGGCAAATGTGTAAACAAGAGAGTAAACAAAACCTCAGCAGTGTCAACATAAAAACCAACCCTTTGAAACATGAGAGGAGCAAAAGATTCAATATTTActacaaggaaacaaaaattaatagtaacaaaatattttacacaTCTCTTACAATGCCAAAAGAATAAATGTGAGAACTAAAAAGTCATGTGCCCTAATCTTTCTTCACTTTCAGCCTCTGCACTGAGTGTTCTCATATATTACATGTTAACCCTTTTTTCTCAGACAACACTAACAGAAATCTGCATATACAGACTAAAAAAATGTAGTTtgattatatttaatatattgttATATATTTAATAGAAATGTAACTACATTAATACAGTTtacatttattaataaatacagACAAATTTATTACAAACATTCCTTATATTAATGGAAATTGATAAATCTATAAATAAATGCACTTTACTTAAACTTTATTGCTGCATACAATATTAAGATATATAAATGTCAATATCTCAAATTAGTATCTGTTTCTACCCTCACCATTCTGGAGCATTAGGCAATCAGAACAAACACATTGCTATTTTTAGTGGAGACAAATACATACCAGGCCGTGAATTCAGCACTACTCTTTGTACAATCATCTCTGCTTTTGCAGCAATTTCACACTGGATTTCTACAAAATAAAAGGTTGTTTGAATGCCTGAAACAtaaattttcttgaaaaaagaaTACTAGGCAAAGTGCTCAGTAATTTGGAAAGTGGGGATGAAATACAGACCTCCCCAACTTCAGCATCCATGCCCAAGGAAGATATAAAGAATCATATAAACCAACCTCAAGCATAAAATACACAAACAGGAGAATAACTGTAATGCACCATGCTCCTTGTAGGACCATCACCACCCCTACCAGGCAGGAGAGGTGTCTGATTAGCTTTCCTGTAATGTCTAAGAACACCCTGCTCCCACCTATCAGATACAGAGGCAGCTTTGCACATAAAGTCAGGTGCCACTCAATAAGAGGCAGGCAGGCACATCAGAATAGCAGTCTGCAGGTACATGATAAAAAGATATTGTTGTGTAAGATGTTTTGTAAGAAAAGGCAAATTCTTTCTATTAGCAGTGCCCAGAGATGAGAAAGAATGATATCACCACTCAATCTGTTCTACAGAAAGATTTCTTCCTGAATTTCAACAGttttaaaagagaatttcaaATCTGTGATTTTGCACCTGTGAGACCCAAAGAGGAAATTACCCtgatttaaaaggagaaaaaacagtgTCTCACATGCTTTCATAtctaatataaaataaaaatgtgactACTGTCACAAGAGCCATAAATAACCAACCTCCATATGAACAAAAGACATTAAAGAATGAAACATGATAGCTAACATCTTtgtcatgtttattttgctGACAAGAACAGCAAATTGGAGCAAATCTAAAAGATGAGCCTAGAAAGTACATCATCACCACTTATCCAACCTCTTTGTTCTTTGAACATTGCAAAATACAGAACCTTCTGTCTGTACTGCTACAGTACTTACATAACAGCACTCACAAACCATCAAGAACTATAGTCAGGAATGCTACAAAACAACTAAAAAGTTATTAAGAGAAAAGGTGCACATCCCTGACCATCCCTCCCCTCTAAAACACACAGCTGACTCAAAACACAAAGAATCTTGTTAAAGAAACAGATCAAGCTTTAACATTTTATTGTGTTTGCATTTGAAAAGCTACTTATTGGGGAAAACTTAATGAAAAGGGAATTTCTTTCCAGTATTTCAACACCTAAGGATGCTACAAGGAATGAGTCTCAAATGTGTCTTTACAGCATcacaaaatgctgaaaaacaagTGACCTGCAGAGTTCTTTGGACAAAACAGTGTAAAACAACAGTCtccaacaaaaggaaaaacctccACACTTCGATGAAATTACTACTTACTGTTTATAAACAAAAATGAGCATTGAAAATTAAGGACTTAACAATTGAAAAGTGAAATAGAAGTCCATCTTTGTACCCACACAGCTGATACAATCTCTAGAACATAAATAATGTAAAACCCTAACAGGAAGGATGGCCTAAGAGAAAGTTTGGCTGATGTTAGGTTCAGCACTGTACTCAGCTATAGACTTCCTGCATGACCATGAGTACATgtctctgtatttattttacagaatatttttcagaacAAAA containing:
- the PTGR2 gene encoding prostaglandin reductase 2 isoform X2, which translates into the protein MIVQRVVLNSRPGKNGVPVAENFRLEQSTIADTVQAGQVRVKTLYLSVDPYMRCRMNEETGSDYLQPWQLSEVADGGGIGVVEESQHHNLAKGDFVTSFTWPWQTVAILDGDSLQKLVPQLVNGRLSYFLGAAGITGLTALLGIREKGHVAVGANQTMVVSGAAGACGSLAGQIGRLEGCSRVVGIAGTDEKCSILVQEMGFDAAINYKKGDVAKQLRELCPGGVDVYFDNVGGDISDTVISQMNQNSHIILCGQISQYNKDVPYPPPLPPDIEKIQKERNITRERFLVLNYMDKQEASVLQLCQWIQEGKLKVRETVIEGLANIGAAFQSMMNGGNIGKQIVSLSK
- the PTGR2 gene encoding prostaglandin reductase 2 isoform X1, yielding MIVQRVVLNSRPGKNGVPVAENFRLEQSTIADTVQAGQVRVKTLYLSVDPYMRCRMNEETGSDYLQPWQLSEVADGGGIGVVEESQHHNLAKGDFVTSFTWPWQTVAILDGDSLQKLVPQLVNGRLSYFLGAAGITGLTALLGIREKGHVAVGANQTMVVSGAAGACGSLAGQIGRLEGCSRVVGIAGTDEKCSILVQEMGFDAAINYKKGDVAKQLRELCPGGVDVYFDNVGGDISDTVISQMNQNSHIILCGQISQYNKDVPYPPPLPPDIEKIQKERNITRERFLVLNYMDKQEASVLQLCQWIQEGKLKVRETVIEGLANIGGSQEEPRNKAPAKRSEKKMTPLNLQFLCKALEDDSINPRRRLLDFCANL
- the PTGR2 gene encoding prostaglandin reductase 2 isoform X3, encoding MIVQRVVLNSRPGKNGVPVAENFRLEQSTIADTVQAGQVRVKTLYLSVDPYMRCRMNEETGSDYLQPWQLSEVADGGGIGVVEESQHHNLAKGDFVTSFTWPWQTVAILDGDSLQKLVPQLVNGRLSYFLGAAGITGLTALLGIREKGHVAVGANQTMVVSGAAGACGSLAGQIGRLEGCSRVVGIAGTDEKCSILVQEMGFDAAINYKKGDVAKQLRELCPGGVDVYFDNVGGDISDTVISQMNQNSHIILCGQISQYNKDVPYPPPLPPDIEKIQKERNITRERFLVLNYMDKQEASVLQLCQWIQEGKLKVRETVIEGLANIGARRNQETRLQQREVRKR